A single window of Providencia alcalifaciens DNA harbors:
- the pilM gene encoding pilus assembly protein PilM produces MYSPKWHIGIELSQHHIQLVAAKKHRKFWSLCECWQHALPFDSALHALDEHRVILRNILQKWRQKLPKNCSVSIALPSLRSLQKQVSLSNQMSLQQPELSWYLQTQIDQLFPMQAQELAVDYRIIGQQVYFNAARQSDITFWQDLLLESGYHLLAVDIAPIALRYLARHAQLPNECWLVYYRQNEWFWSGPISQPASYSHIQRDNPNQNSQLVHINQIQSLLTDDPEALKLPIYCISDHDIQGVEYQWDLLQAFHQYPIKLPRQLGDFVIAAGLALRHGDL; encoded by the coding sequence ATGTATTCACCAAAATGGCACATCGGAATTGAGCTATCACAGCACCACATCCAGTTAGTTGCCGCAAAAAAACATCGCAAATTCTGGTCGTTATGTGAATGCTGGCAGCACGCACTACCCTTTGACAGCGCATTACATGCCCTTGATGAACACCGCGTAATTTTACGCAATATTCTGCAAAAATGGCGTCAGAAATTACCTAAAAATTGTTCTGTTTCTATTGCGTTACCCTCACTGAGGTCGCTACAAAAACAGGTCTCACTTTCCAACCAAATGAGCCTGCAACAACCAGAGCTGAGCTGGTATTTACAGACGCAAATTGACCAACTTTTCCCCATGCAAGCCCAAGAGCTTGCTGTAGATTATCGGATCATTGGGCAACAAGTTTACTTCAATGCCGCACGCCAATCTGATATTACCTTCTGGCAAGATTTGTTACTGGAGAGCGGCTATCACCTGCTTGCTGTAGATATCGCCCCCATCGCGCTGCGTTACCTTGCTCGGCATGCTCAGTTGCCTAATGAATGCTGGCTTGTTTACTATCGCCAAAACGAATGGTTCTGGTCAGGGCCTATCAGCCAACCTGCAAGTTATAGTCATATTCAACGCGATAACCCGAATCAAAATAGTCAATTAGTACACATTAACCAAATTCAATCCTTATTAACTGACGATCCTGAAGCCTTAAAATTACCGATTTACTGTATTAGTGACCACGATATTCAAGGCGTAGAGTATCAATGGGATTTACTGCAAGCTTTTCATCAATACCCCATCAAATTACCCCGTCAATTGGGGGATTTTGTCATTGCCGCGGGGCTGGCTCTGCGTCATGGGGATCTTTAG
- the mrcA gene encoding peptidoglycan glycosyltransferase/peptidoglycan DD-transpeptidase MrcA yields the protein MKFVKYFLILVFCCIFLGSASIYGMYKYVEGELPDVATMKDIRLQTPMQVFSADNELIAQYGEKRRIPLPLTDIPPMLVHAFIATEDSRFYEHHGIDPIGIFRAVTVMASSGHASQGASTITQQLARNFYLSPEKTLMRKAKEAFLAIRIEQLFTKDEIMELYLNKIYLGNRAYGVGAAAYVYFGKTVNELTLSEMAMIAGLPKAPSTFNPLYSYDRAVNRRNVVLMRMLEEKYITQDQYEQAKSEKIVASYHAPKVDFSAPYLAEMARQTMYEKYGEDAYTDGYKVYTTVVRKDQLAATEAVRNNLIDYDIRHGYRGPAEVLWSGSQAAWDKEQILEKLKKLPNYGSLVPAVVISASSSDAKVMLADGSDIQITMAGVRWARKFISDTQQGGTPSAVNKVVQPGEQIWVRQVKDSWWLAQVPDVNAAFVALNPNDGAVIALVGGFDFNMSEFNRVTQSLRQVGSNIKPFLYTAAMDKGLTLSSLLNDVPISRWDAGAGSDWRPKNSPPRYAGPIRLRQGLGESKNVVMVRAMRAMGVDYAADYLTRFGFPKENINRTEALALGAPSFTPMQMVRGYAVMVNGGYLVDPYYILKIENHSDEVIFEAKPKIACPECTNIPVIYGDTARTIALSDSEGEDATEEVTQSNNNVVEQEPTMALSTAAEQQSPEDQYAPHVISTPLAFLIRDAMVTNIYGEPGWSGTGWRAGRDLGGRRDIGGKTGTTNSSKDAWFSGYGPDIVASAWIGFDDNKRTLGRTGISGGEAGAKSAQPIWDDFMKAALDGVPVKTMQPPKGIISVTIDTRTGKLSSGGPSRSEYFIEGTEPKERAVQEVGTTISTENGASQELF from the coding sequence GTGAAGTTCGTAAAATATTTTTTAATTCTGGTTTTCTGTTGCATTTTTTTGGGAAGCGCCTCGATTTATGGCATGTACAAATATGTCGAAGGTGAGCTGCCTGATGTCGCAACAATGAAAGACATTCGTCTGCAAACGCCAATGCAGGTATTCAGTGCAGACAATGAACTGATCGCCCAATATGGTGAAAAACGCCGTATTCCATTGCCATTAACTGACATTCCTCCGATGTTAGTGCATGCCTTTATTGCAACAGAAGATAGCCGCTTCTATGAGCACCACGGTATTGATCCAATTGGTATTTTCCGTGCGGTGACTGTAATGGCTTCATCGGGTCATGCATCGCAAGGGGCGAGTACCATTACTCAGCAGCTGGCGAGAAACTTTTATTTAAGCCCAGAAAAAACCTTGATGCGTAAAGCAAAAGAGGCATTTTTGGCGATTCGTATCGAACAGTTATTTACCAAAGATGAAATTATGGAGCTGTACCTGAATAAAATTTATTTAGGTAACCGTGCTTATGGTGTGGGTGCTGCCGCTTATGTTTATTTCGGTAAAACAGTCAATGAGTTGACGTTAAGTGAAATGGCGATGATTGCCGGTTTACCGAAAGCGCCGTCAACATTCAACCCGCTGTACTCTTATGACCGTGCAGTTAACCGCCGTAACGTCGTATTGATGCGGATGTTAGAAGAAAAATACATCACGCAAGACCAGTACGAGCAAGCGAAAAGTGAAAAAATTGTCGCCTCTTATCACGCTCCCAAAGTGGATTTTTCCGCACCTTATTTAGCGGAAATGGCACGCCAAACGATGTATGAAAAATACGGTGAAGATGCCTATACCGATGGTTATAAGGTGTACACCACGGTTGTGCGTAAAGACCAGTTAGCGGCGACTGAAGCCGTACGTAATAATTTGATAGATTACGATATTCGCCATGGTTATCGCGGCCCTGCGGAAGTGTTATGGAGTGGAAGCCAAGCCGCATGGGATAAAGAGCAAATCCTGGAGAAACTGAAAAAATTACCGAACTACGGTTCGTTGGTGCCGGCTGTTGTCATTTCGGCGAGCAGCAGCGATGCGAAAGTGATGCTGGCGGATGGCTCGGACATCCAAATTACGATGGCGGGTGTGCGCTGGGCGCGTAAATTTATTTCAGATACCCAGCAAGGTGGTACGCCATCTGCCGTGAACAAAGTTGTGCAGCCCGGTGAGCAGATTTGGGTTCGTCAGGTTAAAGATAGCTGGTGGTTAGCCCAAGTCCCTGATGTAAACGCGGCATTTGTTGCATTGAATCCGAATGACGGTGCGGTGATAGCCCTTGTGGGTGGTTTTGATTTTAACATGAGTGAATTTAACCGCGTGACGCAATCATTGCGCCAAGTGGGCTCAAACATTAAGCCATTCTTGTACACGGCGGCGATGGATAAAGGCTTAACGTTATCATCGTTACTCAACGATGTGCCGATTAGCCGTTGGGATGCGGGGGCTGGTTCAGATTGGCGTCCGAAGAACTCACCACCGCGCTATGCGGGTCCTATTCGTCTACGCCAAGGCTTAGGTGAATCGAAAAACGTGGTGATGGTTCGTGCGATGCGCGCTATGGGTGTGGATTATGCCGCAGATTATTTAACGCGTTTTGGTTTCCCGAAAGAGAATATTAACCGTACAGAAGCGTTGGCGCTGGGCGCTCCATCATTTACCCCAATGCAAATGGTGCGTGGTTACGCCGTGATGGTGAACGGGGGATACCTTGTAGATCCTTACTATATTTTGAAGATTGAGAATCACAGCGATGAAGTGATTTTCGAAGCGAAACCAAAAATTGCATGCCCAGAGTGTACAAATATTCCGGTCATTTATGGGGATACGGCACGTACGATTGCGCTGAGTGATTCTGAAGGCGAAGACGCAACAGAGGAAGTGACTCAATCGAATAATAATGTGGTGGAACAAGAGCCAACAATGGCCTTGTCTACGGCAGCAGAACAGCAGAGCCCTGAAGACCAATATGCCCCGCATGTTATTAGCACACCGCTGGCGTTCTTAATCCGCGATGCGATGGTGACAAATATTTATGGCGAGCCAGGTTGGTCAGGTACGGGTTGGCGTGCGGGTCGTGATCTGGGTGGTCGTCGAGACATTGGCGGGAAAACAGGAACCACGAATAGCTCGAAAGATGCGTGGTTCTCCGGTTATGGCCCTGATATTGTTGCTTCCGCATGGATTGGTTTTGATGATAACAAGCGCACATTAGGCCGTACTGGAATAAGCGGTGGTGAAGCGGGTGCGAAGAGTGCTCAGCCGATTTGGGATGACTTTATGAAAGCAGCCCTTGACGGTGTCCCAGTGAAAACGATGCAACCACCAAAAGGAATTATTTCAGTCACTATTGATACTCGTACAGGTAAGCTCTCATCCGGTGGACCTTCTCGTAGTGAGTACTTTATTGAAGGTACTGAGCCGAAAGAGCGCGCGGTACAAGAGGTTGGAACGACCATTTCAACGGAAAATGGAGCCAGCCAAGAGCTATTCTAA
- the nudE gene encoding ADP compounds hydrolase NudE, translating into MTESKKPKILNIQDIAQSKLFSIQSVDLEFSNGEKRVYERMRPAKREAVLIVPIIDDHLILIREYAVGIENYELGFPKGAVDPGEVPLEAAQRELKEEIGYGARQITPLAKLTMSPSYFSSKMNILIANDLFSEKLEGDEPEPLQQVKWPIARMMELLDHPDFNEARNISALFYVERYLKNNAK; encoded by the coding sequence ATGACAGAGTCAAAAAAACCAAAAATCCTGAATATTCAAGATATTGCTCAATCTAAACTATTCAGTATCCAATCTGTTGACCTCGAATTTAGTAATGGCGAAAAACGTGTTTATGAAAGAATGCGCCCTGCAAAGCGTGAAGCGGTTCTTATCGTCCCCATCATTGATGATCACCTGATTCTGATCCGTGAATATGCCGTTGGTATCGAAAACTATGAGCTAGGCTTCCCTAAAGGGGCTGTAGACCCAGGAGAAGTCCCTCTCGAGGCAGCTCAGCGCGAACTCAAAGAAGAAATCGGTTATGGGGCTCGCCAAATTACCCCTTTGGCAAAACTCACCATGTCCCCATCTTACTTTTCCAGCAAGATGAACATACTTATAGCTAACGACCTATTTAGCGAAAAACTTGAGGGGGATGAGCCAGAACCACTGCAACAAGTCAAATGGCCGATTGCACGTATGATGGAACTCCTCGACCACCCAGACTTCAATGAAGCCCGTAATATTAGCGCGTTGTTTTATGTAGAACGTTACTTAAAAAATAACGCGAAATAA
- a CDS encoding IgaA/UmoB family intracellular growth attenuator, with protein MLNTVIILALIIASLIIMVSVLFFRRGRRSSVYQIPSLATPAFKKMIESDFQTITQYLNHSASKNLHSPSQAAWQIRKNATVATICNAITRFNLRQEQGQGWRYFIDTIEVQLPSQLEPFLQRQNVMEIVETDHLPLIVALNSHSLKEFSYEWEVPSEEPRPQPEADIHEGEPNTIQLLKMRKESKEEHRLHNSSGWLGAIVVSLSFFIGYLTIVSIPIFQGWGLTLAAAVFILGMFLLFRLRLFPKPYQDVQCIYGQAKRWELYGELDKKYSSTISIGGVDLHYPSYWLPYLKYELNHPTNIDLYSTGEVLRYGRYLSVHEEERYYPYKRFKKNVLMFFSALLVLAMVFSYQSISLPVKLGFAWIEGAKKVSVVDPSDLTARKIRVGDTLSAKGIGMCYRPPNLNDANQALFVPFDCSGVYWNNINLITEPQSEIVNRAIDLLNSVKNQLHPDKDAAGINPRLQREIMKSGMNIIFDFSEIILKTNALCDQQDHCIKLKSALSNLGGSADDWPSLVNKASSGKLSGAHVLLRAGSADALENLVEDTTYDFIKKELEKEVRKLNSPPPGGVLLISDENRPLVDLMPVSSLSEMNQVQRWYELKRLSSILINTPFDVEGVITNISTDANGTLQVVVHERLDEDVLSEYVCRSMLVFFLIICTLINGTLIIIRVLNNKRRLRKITEYYDKCYEADNPSESR; from the coding sequence ATGCTAAACACCGTCATTATACTGGCTCTGATCATAGCTAGCCTAATTATAATGGTTTCCGTTCTGTTTTTCCGGCGGGGACGGCGTTCTAGTGTCTATCAAATACCCTCTCTAGCGACACCCGCGTTTAAAAAAATGATTGAGTCTGATTTCCAGACTATCACCCAGTATCTTAATCACAGTGCATCTAAAAACCTTCATTCGCCTTCCCAAGCTGCATGGCAAATACGAAAAAATGCCACTGTTGCCACCATCTGCAATGCCATTACGCGATTTAATTTGCGTCAAGAGCAAGGGCAGGGTTGGCGCTATTTTATTGATACGATTGAAGTTCAGTTACCTTCTCAGCTAGAACCGTTCTTACAACGACAAAATGTCATGGAAATTGTGGAAACGGACCACCTGCCTTTAATTGTTGCTCTCAATAGCCACTCGTTGAAAGAATTTAGCTATGAATGGGAAGTCCCTTCAGAGGAGCCTAGGCCTCAACCTGAGGCTGATATCCATGAAGGTGAACCGAACACCATTCAATTGTTGAAGATGCGTAAGGAAAGTAAAGAGGAGCATCGGCTACATAATTCTTCAGGGTGGTTAGGGGCGATCGTAGTGAGCCTTAGTTTTTTTATCGGCTATCTGACGATTGTTTCTATTCCCATTTTTCAAGGGTGGGGGCTGACATTAGCTGCGGCGGTGTTTATCCTTGGGATGTTTTTATTATTCCGTTTACGCCTTTTTCCTAAACCTTATCAAGATGTGCAATGTATTTATGGGCAAGCCAAACGCTGGGAACTGTATGGAGAGTTAGATAAAAAGTACTCTTCCACCATTTCGATAGGGGGCGTGGATCTACACTACCCCTCCTATTGGCTCCCTTACCTAAAATATGAGCTAAACCACCCTACGAATATTGACCTCTATTCGACGGGAGAGGTGCTGCGGTATGGTCGTTATCTCTCAGTTCATGAAGAGGAACGCTATTACCCCTATAAACGATTTAAAAAGAATGTGCTGATGTTTTTCAGTGCATTGCTTGTTTTGGCGATGGTGTTTTCTTATCAGTCGATCAGCTTGCCAGTGAAATTAGGATTTGCGTGGATTGAAGGTGCGAAAAAAGTCAGTGTTGTTGACCCTTCAGATTTAACAGCGCGTAAAATTAGAGTTGGAGATACATTATCAGCGAAGGGAATAGGGATGTGTTATCGCCCACCTAATTTGAATGATGCCAACCAAGCGTTGTTTGTGCCTTTCGATTGTTCGGGTGTGTATTGGAATAATATTAACCTGATTACTGAGCCGCAGTCTGAAATTGTGAATCGAGCCATTGATTTATTGAATAGCGTAAAGAACCAATTGCATCCAGATAAAGATGCCGCGGGAATTAACCCAAGATTACAGCGTGAAATTATGAAATCAGGGATGAATATTATTTTCGATTTTTCAGAAATAATATTAAAAACCAACGCGTTGTGTGATCAACAAGATCATTGCATTAAACTCAAAAGCGCATTGTCTAACTTGGGTGGAAGTGCGGATGATTGGCCGTCGTTGGTGAATAAAGCGTCTTCAGGAAAATTAAGTGGTGCGCATGTTTTATTACGTGCAGGAAGTGCGGATGCCTTGGAAAACTTAGTTGAAGACACCACATATGATTTCATCAAGAAAGAACTTGAGAAGGAAGTTCGTAAACTCAATAGTCCACCACCGGGTGGGGTATTGTTGATCAGCGATGAAAACCGCCCGTTGGTAGATTTAATGCCAGTAAGCTCACTGAGTGAAATGAACCAGGTTCAGCGATGGTACGAGTTAAAGCGTTTATCCAGCATTCTGATTAATACCCCGTTTGATGTTGAAGGGGTTATCACGAACATTTCGACAGATGCCAATGGCACATTACAAGTGGTGGTTCATGAGCGCTTGGATGAAGATGTGTTATCAGAATATGTCTGCCGTTCAATGTTGGTTTTCTTCTTGATCATTTGTACCTTGATAAATGGAACATTAATTATTATTCGAGTTTTGAATAACAAACGGCGTTTGCGTAAAATCACTGAATATTACGATAAATGCTATGAGGCAGATAATCCTTCCGAGTCTAGATAG
- the hslR gene encoding ribosome-associated heat shock protein Hsp15 produces MKPLSTNQSSTKTSSAEQVRLDKWLWVARFYKTRSIAREMIDGGKVHYNGQRSKPGKIVELGAMIKVRQGNDERIVEVLEISNQRKGAPEAQLLYRETVESLEQREKMAMARKMNALTMPHPDRRPDKKERRTLLKFKHTNSHESS; encoded by the coding sequence ATGAAGCCGTTATCGACAAATCAATCTTCAACAAAGACATCATCCGCTGAACAAGTTCGCCTTGATAAATGGCTATGGGTTGCACGTTTTTATAAAACACGTTCAATTGCTCGTGAGATGATTGATGGCGGAAAAGTCCATTATAATGGGCAAAGAAGTAAGCCGGGCAAAATTGTTGAGCTAGGCGCAATGATAAAAGTGCGTCAAGGAAATGATGAGCGGATTGTCGAAGTGCTAGAGATCAGCAACCAACGTAAAGGTGCACCAGAAGCTCAGTTACTCTACCGTGAAACCGTAGAAAGCCTTGAACAACGTGAAAAGATGGCGATGGCACGTAAGATGAATGCACTCACGATGCCACATCCTGACAGACGTCCCGATAAAAAAGAGCGTCGGACTCTGCTAAAATTTAAACACACGAATTCCCATGAATCGTCTTAA
- the hslO gene encoding Hsp33 family molecular chaperone HslO, translating into MAKQDQLHRFLFEQHAVRGEMITVDETFHHILENHDYPEAVKMLLGELLVATSLLTATLKFDGDITVQIQGDGPVKLAVINGNNLQQMRGVARVDGPVVAGSTLQQMIGNGFIVITITPKKGERYQGIVAIEGNSIEESIDAYFRQSEQLPTRLFIRVSEQDGKAIAGGMLLQVLPAAGETSHEFFDHLVQLTATIKGKELSELDVKEVLHRLYHEEDVTLYDPQSVEFRCTCSRERCEASLVTLTHEDVMDILHKDGKIDMECEYCGSHYVFIESDIIGLNNERNQQLH; encoded by the coding sequence ATGGCTAAACAAGACCAACTCCACCGTTTCCTGTTCGAACAGCATGCGGTACGTGGAGAAATGATTACTGTCGATGAGACTTTTCATCATATTCTAGAAAATCATGATTACCCAGAAGCCGTCAAAATGCTGCTGGGCGAACTGCTGGTTGCAACCAGTCTTCTGACAGCTACTTTAAAATTTGATGGTGATATTACTGTTCAAATCCAAGGTGATGGCCCTGTTAAGTTAGCCGTGATTAACGGTAATAACCTACAACAAATGCGCGGTGTTGCACGTGTTGATGGCCCTGTTGTCGCGGGAAGTACGTTACAGCAAATGATTGGTAACGGATTCATTGTCATCACGATTACACCAAAAAAAGGTGAGCGTTATCAAGGAATTGTGGCGATTGAAGGTAACAGCATTGAAGAGAGCATTGATGCCTATTTCCGCCAATCTGAACAGTTACCAACTCGCTTGTTTATCCGTGTTAGTGAACAAGATGGCAAAGCAATTGCTGGCGGGATGTTGCTGCAAGTTTTACCTGCGGCAGGAGAGACTAGCCATGAGTTTTTTGATCACTTAGTGCAACTGACTGCGACTATCAAAGGCAAAGAGCTAAGCGAATTAGACGTGAAAGAGGTACTTCATCGTCTGTATCATGAAGAGGATGTCACGCTGTATGACCCACAATCTGTTGAGTTCCGTTGCACTTGTTCACGGGAACGTTGTGAAGCGTCTTTAGTGACATTAACCCATGAAGATGTTATGGATATTTTGCACAAAGATGGGAAAATTGATATGGAGTGTGAATATTGTGGCTCACACTATGTATTTATTGAATCCGATATCATCGGGTTAAATAATGAGCGAAATCAGCAACTTCACTGA
- the pckA gene encoding phosphoenolpyruvate carboxykinase (ATP): MSAKSITLKDLEKYGIHDVAEVVYNPSYELLFQEETKPGLEGYERGTVTTLGAVAVDTGIFTGRSPKDKYIVRDDVTRDTVWWADQGKGKNDNKPMTQEVWSSLKHLVTEQLSGKRLFVVDAFCGANADTRLKVRFITEVAWQAHFVKNMFIRPSDEELVGFEPDFIVMNGAKCTNPNWKEQGLNSENFVAFNLTERMQLIGGSWYGGEMKKGMFSMMNYLLPLKGIASMHCSANVGEEGDVAIFFGLSGTGKTTLSTDPKRKLIGDDEHGWDDDGVFNFEGGCYAKTINLSKEAEPDIYGAIKRDALLENVMVLADGSVDFNDGSKTENTRVSYPIYHIENIVKPVSKAGHATKVIFLTADAFGVLPPVSRLTPEQTQYHFLSGFTAKLAGTERGVTEPTPTFSACFGAAFLSLHPTQYAEVLVKRMEAAGAKAYLVNTGWNGTGKRISIKDTRAIIDAILSGDIEKADTIKLPVFDLEVPTALPGVDTNILDPRNTYADKSQWDEKSKDLADRFVKNFDKYTDTPAGAALVKAGPKL, encoded by the coding sequence ATGAGCGCTAAAAGCATTACCCTGAAGGATCTCGAAAAGTACGGCATTCATGACGTCGCTGAAGTTGTTTATAACCCAAGTTATGAGCTGTTATTTCAGGAAGAAACCAAGCCAGGTCTTGAAGGTTATGAACGCGGTACCGTCACTACATTAGGTGCTGTTGCTGTTGATACCGGTATTTTTACAGGACGTTCCCCAAAAGATAAATATATCGTTCGTGACGATGTAACCCGTGATACCGTTTGGTGGGCTGACCAAGGTAAAGGTAAAAACGATAACAAACCAATGACCCAAGAGGTTTGGAGCAGCCTGAAACACTTAGTGACTGAGCAGCTATCAGGCAAACGTTTGTTTGTTGTAGATGCATTCTGTGGTGCGAACGCAGATACTCGTCTGAAAGTCCGTTTTATCACTGAGGTTGCATGGCAAGCTCACTTCGTGAAAAACATGTTCATTCGTCCATCTGATGAAGAGTTAGTTGGTTTTGAACCAGACTTTATCGTGATGAACGGTGCAAAATGCACTAACCCGAATTGGAAAGAGCAAGGTCTGAACTCAGAAAACTTTGTTGCTTTCAACTTAACTGAGCGTATGCAGTTAATCGGCGGTTCTTGGTACGGCGGCGAAATGAAGAAAGGTATGTTCTCTATGATGAACTACCTGCTGCCATTAAAAGGTATCGCATCAATGCACTGCTCTGCAAACGTCGGTGAAGAAGGCGACGTTGCGATTTTCTTCGGCCTGTCTGGTACAGGTAAAACCACACTGTCTACCGATCCAAAACGTAAGTTAATTGGTGATGATGAGCACGGTTGGGATGATGACGGCGTATTCAACTTCGAAGGCGGCTGCTACGCGAAGACTATCAACCTGTCTAAAGAAGCTGAGCCAGACATCTATGGCGCAATCAAACGTGATGCGTTATTAGAAAACGTCATGGTATTGGCTGACGGTTCCGTTGATTTCAATGACGGTTCTAAAACTGAGAACACGCGTGTTTCTTACCCTATCTACCACATCGAAAATATCGTAAAACCAGTTTCTAAAGCGGGCCATGCGACAAAAGTTATCTTCCTGACGGCAGATGCATTCGGTGTGTTACCACCAGTTTCTCGCTTAACACCAGAGCAAACTCAGTACCACTTCCTGTCTGGTTTCACGGCGAAGTTAGCCGGTACAGAGCGTGGTGTGACTGAACCAACTCCAACATTCTCTGCATGTTTCGGCGCAGCGTTCTTATCTCTGCACCCAACGCAATACGCGGAAGTGTTAGTGAAGCGTATGGAAGCAGCAGGCGCGAAAGCATACTTGGTCAATACAGGCTGGAACGGTACGGGCAAACGTATCTCTATTAAAGATACGCGTGCAATCATCGATGCAATCTTAAGTGGCGATATCGAAAAAGCGGATACCATCAAGCTGCCAGTGTTTGATTTAGAAGTCCCAACAGCATTACCGGGTGTGGATACCAATATCCTTGACCCACGTAATACTTATGCTGATAAATCTCAGTGGGATGAAAAATCTAAAGACTTAGCGGATCGCTTCGTGAAGAACTTCGATAAGTACACTGATACTCCTGCAGGTGCGGCACTGGTTAAAGCTGGTCCTAAACTGTAA
- a CDS encoding pirin family protein, whose translation MIYLRQANERGHANHGWLDSWHTFSFANYYDEKFMGFSALRVINEDYIAAGQGFGTHPHKDMEILTYVLDGAVEHKDSMGNMEQIPAGEFQIMSAGTGVRHSEYNPSNEKELRLYQIWIIPDKNGIEPRYEQKRFDSTSGKQLVLSPDARDGSLKVNQDMTLWRWALPANEQSTYDIAEKRVIWIQVVKGNIEVNGQKATASDGLAIWQENQLTIKADEESEILIFDLPAAE comes from the coding sequence ATGATCTATTTACGCCAAGCAAATGAACGTGGACACGCAAACCACGGTTGGCTGGACAGTTGGCACACGTTCTCGTTCGCTAACTATTATGATGAAAAATTTATGGGTTTTTCAGCGTTAAGAGTCATCAATGAGGACTACATCGCTGCGGGACAAGGGTTTGGTACTCACCCTCATAAAGACATGGAAATATTGACCTACGTGCTGGATGGTGCTGTTGAGCACAAAGATAGCATGGGTAATATGGAACAGATCCCTGCGGGTGAATTCCAAATCATGAGCGCGGGAACAGGTGTTCGTCACTCTGAATACAACCCAAGCAATGAAAAAGAGCTGCGTTTATATCAAATCTGGATCATTCCAGATAAAAATGGCATCGAACCACGTTACGAGCAAAAACGCTTTGATTCGACAAGTGGTAAGCAATTGGTGTTATCACCGGATGCGCGCGATGGCTCGCTGAAAGTTAACCAAGACATGACCTTATGGCGCTGGGCATTGCCGGCTAATGAGCAAAGCACCTACGACATCGCAGAAAAACGCGTTATTTGGATCCAAGTCGTTAAAGGCAATATTGAAGTTAATGGGCAGAAAGCGACGGCTAGCGATGGTTTAGCCATTTGGCAAGAAAATCAGTTAACCATTAAAGCTGATGAAGAGAGTGAAATCTTAATTTTTGACTTGCCTGCTGCGGAATAA